In Plodia interpunctella isolate USDA-ARS_2022_Savannah chromosome 19, ilPloInte3.2, whole genome shotgun sequence, a genomic segment contains:
- the LOC128678203 gene encoding meso-2,3-butanediol dehydrogenase-like: MDFADKVVLITGASSGIGAATAIHFSKQSAKLSLIGRKENNLKKIALYCEKAKGNKPLAITADLTDDGDAKRVIDETIEHFGKLDVLVNNAGVIGMGGIKNTSMEIYDNVMATNLRSVFFLTSLATPHLIKSKGCIVNTSCIASNKPSTMTLSYNMSKAALDQFTKCVALELAPDGVRVNSINPGFVKTNLLKDIGLTEDQLELFIKNVVGNMPLKKPVETDEIAALIGFLASGNAKSITGSCYFIDGGSNLK, from the coding sequence ATGGATTTCGCGGATAAAGTGGTGCTTATAACTGGTGCAAGCTCCGGAATAGGTGCAGCCACAGCGATTCACTTCTCAAAACAGTCTGCAAAATTATCACTGATCGGACGTAAAGAAAACAACCTAAAGAAAATAGCTTTATACTGTGAAAAAGCAAAGGGTAACAAGCCTTTGGCAATAACAGCTGATCTTACAGACGACGGAGACGCCAAACGAGTTATAGACGAGACTATCGAACACTTTGGAAAACTGGATGTTCTCGTAAACAATGCCGGTGTAATCGGAATGGGCggcataaaaaatacaagtatGGAAATATACGACAATGTCATGGCTACAAATTTGAGGTCTGTCTTTTTTTTGACTTCGTTAGCCACTCCTCATTTGATAAAAAGCAAGGGCTGTATTGTTAACACGTCATGTATTGCAAGTAACAAACCGAGTACTATGACGTTATCCTACAATATGTCGAAGGCTGCGTTAGACCAATTCACGAAGTGCGTCGCATTGGAGTTAGCACCAGATGGCGTGAGAGTAAACTCCATCAACCCAGGCTTTGTAAAGACGAATCTACTAAAAGATATAGGTTTAACTGAAGATCAATTGGAATTATTTATCAAGAATGTCGTCGGAAATATGCCTTTAAAGAAGCCAGTGGAGACAGATGAAATCGCCGCCCTAATTGGGTTCTTGGCGAGTGGCAATGCAAAGAGTATCACTGGATCCTGTTACTTTATCGATGGAGGCAGTAATCTAAAGTAA